The following are from one region of the Coffea eugenioides isolate CCC68of chromosome 2, Ceug_1.0, whole genome shotgun sequence genome:
- the LOC113761119 gene encoding partner of Y14 and mago — protein sequence MGSRAKYNGGSGVGGGGGGEDELKQLTAELGKTLKEGERILAPTRRPDGTLRKPIKIRAGYVPQEEVAIYQSKGSLWKKEMASLQDVPPGYDPVTDASKPKTKSAKRNERKKEKRLQAALEKGKDSEKNDTSSVEDSNNVLEPEGTIASQMNELNISSNPSVVNPPPSSEESLTPADHVQDIDKKIRALKKKIRLTEAQKQKTMEQEMNPEQLEKVAKLEGWCEELKLLEDKKAELVAAAS from the exons ATGGGGAGCAGGGCCAAGTACAATGGTGGCAGTGGTGTTGGCGGAGGAGGAGGCGGAGAAGACGAATTGAAGCAATTAACGGCTGAGCTGGGCAAAACCCTAAAAGAAGGAGAGAGAATACTGGCCCCAACTCGACGGCCCGACGGCACTCTCCGTAAGCCCATTAAGATTAGGGCGGGTTATGTTCCTCAAGAAGAAGTTGCCATTTATCAATCCAAAGGCTCCCTA TGGAAAAAGGAGATGGCGTCGTTGCAGGATGTGCCGCCGGGGTACGATCCGGTGACGGATGCCTCCAAGCCCAAGACTAAATCCGCTAAGAGGAATGAACGAAAGAAGGAAAAGCGTTTGCag GCTGCTCTTGAAAAGGGTAAAGATTCTGAAAAAAATGATACCTCCTCGGTGGAAGATTCAAATAACGTGCTGGAGCCTGAAGGGACAATTGCATCCCAGATGAATGAGCTCAATATATCTTCAAATCCTTCCGTGGTTAATCCTCCTCCAAGTTCAGAAGAAAGTTTGACTCCAGCTGATCATGTTCAGGATATTGACAAGAAGATACGTGCATTGAAAAAGAAG ATACGGTTGACAGAAGCTCAAAAGCAGAAAACCATGGAGCAAGAGATGAACCCAGAGCAGTTGGAGAAGGTAGCAAAATTAGAAGGTTGGTGTGAAGAGTTGAAGCTTCTGGAGGATAAGAAGGCTGAACTGGTTGCTGCAGCATCCTGA
- the LOC113763572 gene encoding mRNA turnover protein 4 homolog has product MPKSKRNRPVTLSKTKKKGREHKENIVNSIREAIEKYDSVYVFTFENMRNLKFKEFREKLKSSCRFFLGSNKVMQVALGRSVADELRPGIHKISKLVRGDSGLCFTNLPKEEVQRLFNEYEEYDFARTGTLATEKVELNEGPLDQFTHEMEPFLRKQNMPVRLNKGVIELLSDCVVCEEGRPLSPESARILRLLGIKMATFRLHLTCRWSSEEFEVYQEGLEDSDVESS; this is encoded by the exons ATGCCGAAATCAAAGCGCAACAGACCAG TGACTCTATCGAAGACGAAGAAGAAAGGGAGGGAGCACAAAGAAAATATAGTGAATTCAATAAGGGAAGCTATTGAGAAGTATGATTCCGTATACGTTTTCACTTTCGAGAACATGAGAAATCTCAAGTTCAAGGAGTTCAGGGAGAAGCTCAAATCTTCTTGCAG attctttCTTGGCTCGAACAAAGTGATGCAAGTTGCTCTGGGTCGATCTGTTGCTGATGAGCTTAGACCCGGCATTCACAAGATCTCCAAG CTTGTTCGTGGAGATTCTGGGCTTTGTTTTACTAATCTACCAAAGGAGGAAGTTCAAAG ACTATTCAATGAATATGAAGAATATGACTTTGCAAGAACTGGAACCCTTGCAACAGAAAAG GTGGAGCTTAATGAAGGACCCTTGGACCAGTTCACCCATGAGATGGAACCCTTCTTGCGCAAGCAAAACATGCCTGTCCGCTTAAACAAAG GCGTGATTGAGCTCCTGTCTGACTGTGTTGTATGTGAGGAAGGCCGACCTCTGTCGCCTGAGTCAGCTCGGATATTG CGTCTTCTTGGTATAAAGATGGCTACTTTCCGGCTTCATTTAACTTGCAGATGGAGCTCTGAGGAATTTGAGGTTTATCAAGAAGGATTGGAAGATTCAGATGTCGAATCCTCGTAA
- the LOC113761118 gene encoding transmembrane protein 87A, giving the protein MRWPSNICTSVLRFLVIVLISAVRSAEASIHDYHGDPFREVGNAYLLSGGSEGILASQSSPPSTRRGFHSAVHDGLSYIRFENITFWRGRSAADQHPEMAYSSGLVQVVIFEAADRDNIGGSPYGGQRSICCTPDLAKLEGCKQGEVIRIPSATDINWPVVLNVHFRGNLLSARMKNKEAYIRKTGMYNLFFISCDPKLKGLKVTGRTLWKNPDGYLPGRMSPLMKFYVFMSVAYAVLSAIWFFQYVRYWKDVLQLQHCIAVVIALGLLEMIFWYFDYAFFNSTGTRPAGITTLVVTIGAIRKTLLRLLILSVAMGFGVVRPTLGGLTTKVLLLGITYFLASELLNIAEYVGTINDIAGRARVFLVLPDALLDAFLILWIFTSLSKTLEQLQAKRSSVKLDIYRKFSNALAVTVIASVAWICYELYFKATDPFNEKWQGAWIITAFWDILAFALLSVICYLWAPSLSCQRYAYAGEKGDELDDEESEALCREGDISLVKQDRKEDSDSSDLEDD; this is encoded by the exons ATGCGCTGGCCGAGCAATATTTGCACTTCAGTTCTCCGCTTCCTCGTCATTGTATTAATATCAGCCGTCAGATCAGCTGAAGCCTCAATCCACGACTACCATGGAGATCCATTCCGAGAAGTCGGCAATGCTTACCTACTCTCCGGTGGCAGCGAAGGCATCCTCGCATCTCAGTCCTCCCCTCCGTCGACACGCCGCGGATTCCACTCCGCCGTTCATGATGGTCTCTCTTACATCCG GTTTGAGAATATCACATTTTGGAGGGGTAGATCTGCTGCAGACCAGCACCCTGAAATGGCATACAGTAGTGGATTGGTACAAGTTGTAATTTTTGAGGCAGCTGATCGGGATAATATTGGTGGTTCGCCTTATGGTGGGCAGAGGTCTATTTGCTGCACCCCAGATCTTGCAAAACTGGAAGGCTGTAAGCAAGGAGAGGTGATTAGGATACCTTCGGCAACTGATATTAACTGGCCTGTTGTTTTGAACGTGCATTTCAGAGGAAATTTGTTGTCTGCCCGCATGAAAAATAAGGAGGCCTATATAAGAAAGACTGGGATGTACAACTTGTTCTTTATCTCATGTGATCCAAAGCTCAAGGGATTGAAGGTGACTGGAAGGACATTATGGAAAAATCCTGATGGATACTTACCTGGTAGAATGTCTCCTCTCATGAagttttatgtgtttatgtcTGTTGCTTATGCAGTCCTCAGTGCCATATGGTTTTTTCAGTATGTGAGATATTGGAAAGATGTTTTGCAACTTCAGCACTGCATTGCTGTTGTTATCGCTCTTGGATTGCTTGAGATGATTTTCTGGTACTTTGATTATGCATTCTTCAACAGCACTGGAACAAGACCTGCAGGAATTACAACCTTGGTTGTAACAATTGGAGCCATTAGGAAGACCCTTCTTCGTCTTCTTATTCTTTCAGTTGCAATGGGCTTTGGTGTTGTCCGTCCTACTCTTGGCGGACTTACCACAAAGGTGCTGCTTCTCGGAATAACTTACTTCTTGGCATCTGAATTGCTTAATATTGCCGAGTATGTTGGAACCATAAACGATATAGCAGGACGAGCTAGAGTCTTTCTGGTCCTTCCTGATGCATTGCTGGATGCATTTTTGATCTTGTGGATTTTTACTTCTCTTTCGAAGACATTGGAGCAGCTACAG GCAAAAAGAAGTTCTGTAAAGTTGGATATCTacagaaaattttcaaatgcaTTGGCAGTGACAGTTATTGCTTCAGTTGCTTGGATATGTTATGAG CTTTATTTCAAAGCAACAGATCCCTTCAACGAGAAGTGGCAGGGTGCTTGGATTATTACTGCCTTTTGGGACATTCTAGCATTCGCATTGCTATCTGTTATCTGCTACCTCTGGGCACCATCACTGAGCTGTCAACG TTACGCTTATGCTGGTGAAAAAGGTGACGAGCTTGATGATGAAGAAAGTGAAGCACTGTGCAGAGAAGGTGATATCAGTCTAGTGAAACAGGATAGAAAGGAAGATAGTGACTCCTCTGACTTAGAAGACGACTGA
- the LOC113763574 gene encoding cx9C motif-containing protein 4 produces the protein MPEPSKEPCKKQACDIQACLTKSNFNPQRCVRVIELLQACCEECKYKSTHCASVSGLLKQMRK, from the exons atgCCGGAGCCTAGCAAAGAGCCATGTAAGAAGCAAGCTTGTGATATTCAAGCTTGCCTTACCAAGAGCAATTTCAATCCACAAAG GTGTGTTAGGGTCATTGAATTGTTGCAGGCTTGCTGTGAAGAGTGTAAATACAAATCAACACATTGTGCCTCCGTATCTGGCCTTCTAAAGCAGATGCGCAAATAG